Proteins co-encoded in one Polaromonas vacuolata genomic window:
- the secD gene encoding protein translocase subunit SecD: MNRYPVWKYVVIVFALLIAILYTLPNFFGEAPAVQVSSSKSIVKVDATTVARVQQALSSAGLTAEAVTLDGTSVRARFTNTDTQLKARDVIQTALSPDANDASYIVALNLLSRSPAWLTAIHAGPMYLGLDLRGGVHFMLQVDMQAALSKKAESLAGDLRLYMRDLNIRHSGISRNDQVIEIRFRDSQTLTAAKNLLTDQFPDLQSTDAAVGTDYVLKANIKPEAARRIQDQALKQNIVTLHNRINELGVAEPVIQQQGLDRIVVQLPGVQDTAKAKDILGRTATLEMRLVDDSSEGRAAESGIGPVPFGSERFLQRDGRPVIVKRQVIITGESLTDAQPGFDSQSQQPKVDLTVDAKGGRIMRDTSRENLRKRMAIVLFEKGRGEVLTAPVIQGELGNRFQISGSMSVAEASDLALLLRAGSLAAPMEIIEERTIGPTLGAENIAKGFQSVAWGFLVIILFMGCYYMLFGMFSGIALAVNLMLLVAVLSMLQATLTLPGMAAMALALGMAIDSNVLINERVREELRNGASPQAAIHSGYERAWATILDSNISTLIAGLALLAFGSGPVRGFAVVHCIGILTSMFSAVFFSRGLVNLWYGRQKKLKSISIGTIWRPPVTGKSVSASTGKKSASLK, encoded by the coding sequence ATGAATCGTTATCCAGTATGGAAATACGTGGTCATAGTTTTCGCTTTGCTGATAGCGATTCTCTACACCTTACCTAATTTCTTTGGCGAGGCGCCTGCGGTTCAGGTGTCGAGCAGCAAATCGATCGTCAAGGTCGATGCCACCACGGTTGCCCGGGTGCAGCAAGCCTTAAGCTCGGCCGGTCTCACAGCAGAAGCTGTGACGCTGGACGGCACTTCTGTGCGGGCGCGCTTTACCAACACCGACACCCAGTTAAAAGCCCGGGATGTGATTCAGACGGCACTCAGCCCAGATGCGAATGACGCCTCTTACATAGTGGCGCTCAATTTGCTCTCACGCTCACCAGCTTGGCTGACCGCGATTCATGCCGGCCCCATGTATTTGGGTCTGGACTTGCGCGGCGGCGTGCACTTTATGCTGCAAGTTGATATGCAAGCAGCATTGAGTAAAAAAGCCGAATCGCTGGCGGGCGACTTGCGTCTGTATATGCGCGACTTGAATATTCGTCACTCTGGTATTAGCCGAAATGACCAAGTCATAGAGATTCGCTTTCGCGATAGCCAGACTTTAACGGCGGCTAAAAATTTGCTGACAGATCAGTTTCCTGATCTGCAAAGCACCGACGCCGCTGTGGGGACTGACTATGTTCTTAAAGCCAACATCAAGCCTGAAGCCGCACGCCGGATACAAGATCAAGCGCTAAAGCAAAATATTGTCACCTTGCATAACCGGATTAACGAGCTCGGCGTTGCCGAGCCGGTGATCCAGCAGCAAGGTCTGGACCGTATCGTGGTGCAACTGCCGGGTGTGCAAGACACTGCCAAGGCTAAAGACATACTAGGCCGCACCGCAACGCTGGAAATGCGCTTGGTTGACGACAGCAGCGAAGGTCGCGCCGCCGAAAGCGGCATAGGCCCCGTGCCCTTTGGCTCCGAGCGCTTTTTGCAACGTGATGGCCGGCCTGTGATTGTCAAGCGCCAAGTCATCATCACTGGCGAGAGCTTGACCGATGCTCAGCCCGGTTTTGACTCACAAAGTCAGCAACCCAAGGTCGATTTGACGGTAGACGCCAAGGGTGGCCGCATCATGCGCGATACCAGCCGCGAAAACTTGAGAAAGCGGATGGCTATTGTGTTGTTCGAAAAAGGTCGCGGCGAGGTGTTGACTGCTCCTGTGATTCAGGGTGAGTTAGGCAATCGCTTCCAAATTTCTGGCTCTATGAGCGTTGCGGAAGCCAGTGACTTAGCCTTGCTACTGCGTGCCGGCTCGCTGGCCGCTCCTATGGAAATCATTGAAGAGCGCACTATTGGCCCTACGCTGGGTGCAGAAAATATCGCCAAGGGCTTTCAGAGCGTCGCTTGGGGCTTTTTGGTCATCATTTTGTTCATGGGCTGCTACTACATGCTGTTTGGCATGTTTTCGGGCATCGCGTTGGCGGTGAATTTGATGTTGTTAGTGGCGGTACTGTCCATGCTGCAAGCGACCCTGACGCTACCGGGTATGGCTGCGATGGCGCTGGCGCTGGGTATGGCGATTGACTCCAACGTGTTGATTAACGAGCGGGTACGAGAGGAGTTGCGCAACGGCGCCTCACCGCAAGCGGCGATTCACTCGGGCTATGAGCGCGCTTGGGCGACGATTTTGGACTCCAACATCAGTACGTTGATCGCCGGTTTAGCTTTGTTGGCTTTCGGTTCTGGTCCAGTGCGCGGCTTTGCTGTAGTGCACTGCATTGGTATTTTGACCAGCATGTTCTCGGCGGTATTTTTCTCGCGCGGCTTGGTCAATCTTTGGTATGGACGACAGAAAAAACTCAAGTCCATCTCGATCGGTACGATCTGGCGTCCGCCTGTGACTGGAAAGTCAGTTTCAGCCTCCACCGGCAAAAAATCCGCATCGCTCAAGTAA
- a CDS encoding DUF494 domain-containing protein, whose translation MFEVLVYVYENYWQGDACPELPQLGRKLTAVGFEVEEIQAALIWLDGLNLAAQSTQIYVPDSSDELALTANQSLGIQSSHSLRAYSVQEQDYLGAEALGYVHFLETAGVLPPHMREIVLDRAMAASGEPVGLDDLKIIILMVYWSFGEEPDALILDELCDDAQVRTAH comes from the coding sequence ATGTTTGAAGTGCTTGTGTACGTTTATGAGAATTACTGGCAAGGCGATGCCTGTCCGGAATTGCCGCAACTAGGCCGAAAACTAACGGCTGTCGGCTTTGAAGTCGAAGAAATTCAAGCCGCACTGATTTGGCTAGATGGTTTGAATTTGGCCGCTCAAAGCACACAAATTTATGTCCCAGACAGCAGTGACGAACTGGCGTTGACGGCAAATCAGTCCTTAGGCATTCAGTCCAGTCACAGTCTTCGGGCGTACTCGGTACAAGAACAAGACTATTTGGGCGCCGAAGCGCTAGGCTATGTACATTTTCTTGAAACCGCTGGTGTTTTACCGCCGCATATGCGAGAAATTGTGCTGGATCGTGCCATGGCAGCGTCGGGAGAGCCGGTCGGCTTGGATGATCTGAAAATCATCATCCTGATGGTTTACTGGAGTTTTGGCGAGGAACCTGACGCCTTAATCCTAGACGAGCTGTGCGATGACGCGCAGGTTAGAACCGCACACTAA
- a CDS encoding DUF1631 family protein, with translation MSQHNAKKSHLALSARELFIEQAGRAFPELAQAISDQLQLLSEQAAPPFEIQLYRDGLLAFRAHHQTWFNGVSLAWQKACANSVVVPSPSSFASSVFKTGGTQLELMDDAVVENKILASRLALRVMDLASWELNDLRLRIRELEGSTDLQSNDILRPEVISQHLVTQWLAARLPRELWVRLQDLLQDYFSHDLLNAYHASNAFLIAQGVMPDIDLRPLVRRTPSSHAGSSTAHTNQAGLGLEGEVSVFTQRVLRSNQTGQRRLDGEDALQVTSTPLKRARMRALGVMGHLRRLVGARLDVEIKTSETVLSPGLKQAMAVAIMPSTLSLEQTQLIYADSYITACGTAQLEQVAGRLRKTSNRLKKAASNATEKATIEIVALMFQSILSEERIPPVIRVWFARLQMPVLRVAIADVEFFDSLQHPARRLIDRIGSCVLGFDVAVAGGAMECEIRRVVQVIEQYPDVGRQVFEQVFQEFELFLSKFLSVKGRAARVISVAQQIEQKEIMVILYTIELRNMLNDMPVHDEIQGFLFKVWAETMAISAMQKGPQHDETIRFKQAAVDLVWAASAKPDRNDRAKVIAELPMLLQLLRHGMGLLSMSAESQDAYIKTISDILADAFMSKTDFISPERIGQLAKRLINLEDYLSDEDVGDLPLDADSLFTLMGIDASDLEIITDGGGQFKDAMRAWALELEIGSWFSLDHNGRISRVQFAWRSERKQLYLFAASDGRNFLIQLRRLSAYLHAGLLVPTEDETLTMRATREALGKLDANPERLLN, from the coding sequence GTGTCACAACATAACGCCAAAAAAAGTCATTTAGCACTCAGTGCTCGCGAGCTTTTCATTGAACAAGCTGGGCGAGCATTTCCCGAACTCGCACAAGCTATTAGCGATCAGTTGCAGCTGCTGTCCGAGCAAGCAGCACCGCCGTTTGAGATACAACTTTATCGCGATGGTCTTCTGGCTTTTCGCGCCCATCATCAAACATGGTTTAACGGTGTCTCGCTGGCTTGGCAAAAAGCTTGTGCCAACTCAGTGGTTGTCCCATCTCCGTCATCTTTTGCGTCTTCAGTGTTTAAGACAGGCGGCACTCAATTGGAGTTGATGGACGACGCTGTGGTGGAAAACAAAATCCTCGCTTCCCGTTTAGCCTTGCGTGTGATGGATTTGGCGAGTTGGGAACTCAACGACTTACGCCTGCGCATACGTGAGCTCGAGGGCTCGACAGATCTGCAAAGCAACGATATTTTGCGTCCCGAGGTAATCAGCCAACATCTGGTGACACAGTGGCTTGCGGCTAGATTGCCGCGCGAATTATGGGTCAGGCTGCAAGACCTTCTGCAAGACTATTTTTCCCACGATTTGCTCAATGCTTATCACGCCAGTAATGCGTTTTTGATTGCGCAAGGCGTGATGCCCGATATTGACCTGCGCCCGCTGGTAAGGCGTACTCCGTCAAGTCATGCAGGCAGTAGCACGGCGCATACCAATCAGGCGGGTTTAGGACTTGAGGGCGAAGTCTCAGTTTTTACCCAACGTGTTTTACGTAGTAATCAAACGGGTCAGCGTAGGCTTGACGGGGAAGATGCTTTGCAGGTCACGAGCACACCGCTGAAGCGGGCACGTATGCGGGCTTTGGGTGTGATGGGTCATTTGCGGCGCTTGGTAGGCGCGCGTCTCGACGTAGAGATTAAAACCAGTGAGACAGTTCTCTCGCCAGGACTTAAGCAGGCCATGGCTGTCGCAATCATGCCGTCTACCCTCAGTCTTGAGCAGACCCAGCTTATCTATGCTGACAGTTACATCACCGCGTGCGGCACAGCCCAGCTCGAACAGGTCGCGGGTCGTTTGCGTAAGACCAGTAACAGACTTAAAAAAGCGGCTTCAAATGCGACTGAAAAAGCCACGATTGAAATCGTCGCCTTGATGTTCCAAAGTATTTTGTCTGAGGAGCGTATTCCCCCAGTCATACGGGTTTGGTTTGCACGTTTGCAGATGCCAGTGCTGCGGGTGGCGATTGCTGATGTTGAATTTTTCGATTCGCTGCAGCATCCCGCGCGGCGGCTGATTGATCGCATAGGCTCTTGTGTGCTCGGTTTTGATGTAGCGGTAGCCGGTGGTGCCATGGAGTGCGAGATACGCCGCGTGGTTCAGGTCATAGAGCAATACCCGGATGTTGGCCGGCAGGTATTTGAGCAGGTGTTTCAGGAGTTTGAATTATTTTTGTCTAAATTCCTGTCCGTAAAGGGCCGCGCTGCGCGGGTGATAAGCGTTGCCCAGCAAATCGAGCAGAAGGAGATCATGGTCATCTTGTACACGATTGAGTTACGCAACATGCTCAATGACATGCCTGTGCACGATGAAATTCAGGGATTTCTTTTCAAAGTTTGGGCCGAGACAATGGCAATTTCCGCCATGCAAAAAGGCCCGCAACACGATGAAACGATACGCTTTAAGCAGGCCGCCGTGGACTTGGTCTGGGCCGCGAGTGCCAAGCCAGACCGTAATGACCGCGCCAAGGTAATTGCTGAATTGCCCATGCTATTGCAACTGCTGAGACATGGCATGGGTCTACTCAGCATGTCGGCCGAATCGCAAGATGCGTATATCAAGACAATTAGCGATATCTTGGCAGACGCTTTCATGTCCAAAACAGACTTTATTTCTCCCGAACGAATTGGACAGCTTGCCAAGCGTCTGATCAATCTTGAGGACTATCTGAGTGATGAGGATGTGGGTGACTTGCCGCTAGATGCTGACAGTTTGTTCACGCTGATGGGGATTGACGCGTCCGATTTGGAGATCATCACCGATGGCGGCGGACAGTTTAAAGATGCTATGCGCGCGTGGGCTTTAGAACTAGAAATTGGATCATGGTTTAGTCTGGACCACAACGGACGTATCAGCCGAGTTCAGTTTGCTTGGCGCAGCGAGCGCAAGCAGTTGTATTTGTTTGCTGCGTCTGATGGTCGAAATTTTTTGATTCAACTGCGTCGCCTGAGTGCCTATTTGCATGCCGGTTTGCTAGTGCCGACTGAGGACGAGACCTTGACCATGCGCGCTACCCGCGAAGCCTTGGGCAAACTTGACGCTAATCCTGAGCGTTTATTGAACTGA
- the secF gene encoding protein translocase subunit SecF, which translates to MEFFKIKKDIPFMRHALVFNVISFVTFAMAVFFLFSRGLHLSVEFTGGTVMEVSYSQPAEVEKIRKLVTELGFSDVQVQNFGTARDVMIRLPSQQGVSTAQQSERVMGALRTDSPNVVMKRTEFVGPQVGQELAQDGLKALGMVVLGIMIYLAFRFEWKYAVAAIIANLHDVIIILGFFAFFQWEFSLSVLAAVLAVLGYSVNESVVIFDRIRENFRRYRKLDTPQIIDNAITSTISRTIITHGSTQIMVLSMLLFGGPTLFYFALALTIGILFGIYSSVFVAAAIAMWLGIRREDLVKPGAKKDEDPNDPNSGATV; encoded by the coding sequence ATGGAATTTTTCAAAATCAAAAAAGACATACCGTTTATGCGGCATGCGCTTGTGTTTAACGTTATCTCTTTCGTCACTTTTGCGATGGCGGTATTTTTTCTGTTCTCGCGTGGCCTCCACTTATCGGTGGAGTTCACCGGCGGCACGGTCATGGAGGTCAGCTACAGCCAGCCTGCTGAGGTGGAGAAAATTCGCAAACTGGTCACCGAGCTAGGCTTTAGTGATGTGCAGGTGCAAAACTTTGGCACTGCCCGCGACGTCATGATTCGCCTGCCGTCTCAGCAAGGCGTCTCGACAGCCCAGCAAAGTGAGCGTGTCATGGGCGCGCTTAGAACCGATTCTCCCAATGTTGTGATGAAGCGCACCGAGTTTGTCGGCCCGCAAGTCGGTCAAGAACTCGCCCAAGACGGACTGAAAGCCCTTGGTATGGTGGTGCTGGGCATCATGATTTATTTGGCTTTTCGCTTCGAGTGGAAATATGCGGTGGCGGCCATCATTGCCAATTTGCACGATGTGATTATTATTTTGGGCTTTTTTGCTTTCTTCCAGTGGGAGTTCTCGCTTTCGGTGCTCGCTGCGGTGCTGGCGGTGCTGGGCTACTCGGTCAACGAATCGGTGGTGATTTTTGACCGTATTCGCGAGAATTTCAGGCGCTACCGCAAACTTGATACACCGCAAATCATTGATAACGCTATCACCTCTACGATCAGCCGGACCATCATCACTCACGGGTCTACTCAGATAATGGTGTTGTCCATGTTGCTCTTTGGTGGCCCAACCTTGTTTTACTTTGCGTTAGCGCTGACTATCGGTATTTTGTTCGGTATTTACTCCTCGGTCTTCGTGGCTGCCGCGATCGCGATGTGGCTAGGTATACGGCGTGAGGACTTGGTCAAACCGGGGGCGAAAAAAGATGAAGATCCAAATGACCCTAATTCGGGCGCAACGGTGTAA
- the dprA gene encoding DNA-processing protein DprA: MDTHELKAWLRLLLLPGIGNHAARVLLSAFGSPQAVFEQSVSALMQLMPAKLVTVIQTEPARLGALLQTTQEWLARSDDRRLLALGDADYPVSLLQTEDPPLLLHLLGLPLDASCAASLAMVGSRNPTPQGALDAKQFAQEFASAGLCIVSGLALGIDGAAHAGAIAGGGKTVAVVGTGLDQVYPRQHQALARQIAQQGTLISEYCLGTPPLSANFPRRNRIISGLSQGVLVVEAALKSGSLITAGQALEQGREVFAIPGSIHSPQSRGCHALIKQGAKLVETAKDVLEELKLPQRSKSTQSNTITNQTPPNPLGQTLLTALGMEVLSLDQLQARTGLATAVLQAGLLDLEIDEHLARLAGGRFQRLVRT, from the coding sequence ATGGATACGCACGAACTAAAAGCTTGGCTTAGGTTGCTATTGCTGCCAGGCATTGGCAACCATGCCGCCCGGGTTTTACTCAGCGCCTTTGGCTCGCCGCAGGCAGTGTTCGAGCAAAGCGTTTCGGCACTCATGCAGCTGATGCCGGCCAAGCTGGTGACGGTGATTCAGACCGAACCTGCGCGCCTTGGTGCGCTGCTGCAAACCACGCAGGAATGGTTGGCGCGATCAGATGACCGGCGTTTGCTCGCACTGGGCGACGCCGATTATCCGGTCAGCCTGCTGCAGACCGAAGACCCACCACTGCTGCTGCACTTACTCGGCTTACCCTTGGACGCTAGCTGCGCTGCCAGCTTAGCCATGGTGGGCAGCCGTAACCCGACACCTCAGGGAGCACTCGATGCCAAGCAATTTGCCCAGGAATTCGCCAGCGCCGGCCTATGCATAGTCTCAGGCTTGGCGCTAGGCATAGACGGTGCGGCGCATGCGGGCGCAATCGCCGGTGGCGGTAAGACAGTGGCGGTGGTTGGCACTGGACTGGATCAAGTCTATCCTCGGCAACACCAAGCCTTGGCGCGCCAAATTGCCCAGCAAGGCACTTTGATCAGCGAGTACTGTCTGGGGACACCACCACTGAGTGCAAACTTCCCCAGACGCAACCGTATCATTTCCGGTTTGTCACAAGGCGTTCTGGTGGTCGAAGCGGCTCTCAAGTCGGGCTCACTCATCACCGCAGGCCAGGCCTTGGAGCAAGGCCGAGAAGTATTCGCGATACCGGGCTCGATCCATTCGCCGCAGTCGCGTGGCTGTCATGCGCTGATCAAACAAGGCGCTAAGCTAGTGGAGACTGCCAAAGATGTACTGGAAGAATTAAAGCTTCCCCAGCGTTCAAAATCTACACAAAGCAACACCATCACAAACCAAACACCACCCAACCCACTAGGACAAACCTTGCTAACCGCGCTGGGTATGGAGGTTTTAAGCCTAGACCAGCTACAAGCGCGTACCGGTCTGGCCACAGCGGTGCTACAAGCTGGCCTGCTGGACTTAGAGATAGACGAGCATCTAGCAAGACTGGCGGGTGGGCGCTTTCAGCGCCTAGTCAGGACATGA
- the yajC gene encoding preprotein translocase subunit YajC: MFISSAFAQTAPAAAVGGGGIMSSVTGMLPLVLMFVVLYFVMIRPQMKKQKEHKAMIEALAKGDEVATAGGLLGKVTKISDGYLSMEISDGVEVQLQRSAIVQVLPKGAINNVK; encoded by the coding sequence GTGTTTATTTCTTCTGCTTTTGCCCAGACCGCCCCGGCCGCCGCTGTTGGCGGTGGTGGCATCATGTCCTCCGTTACCGGCATGCTGCCTTTGGTTTTGATGTTCGTTGTGCTTTACTTTGTGATGATTCGTCCACAGATGAAAAAGCAAAAAGAGCACAAGGCCATGATTGAGGCTCTGGCTAAGGGTGACGAAGTCGCCACAGCGGGCGGCTTGCTAGGCAAGGTCACCAAGATTTCAGACGGCTATTTGTCTATGGAAATTTCTGACGGTGTTGAAGTTCAACTCCAGCGCAGCGCCATCGTTCAAGTACTGCCAAAAGGCGCCATCAATAACGTCAAATAA